From Spiroplasma endosymbiont of Amphimallon solstitiale:
TTTAGGATTATACATATTTTTAAAAAAAATACACTTAAAAATTATTTCAATATCTTTAATATTTAATTTAAGGAGATTGTCAAAAATCCGGAATAAATTAATTCATATAGTCTTATTATATTTTAGACAAGAAATAATTAGGATTTTTATGTAATTGTAAATTTATCTTACTACTATTTTAAAAATATTACAACTAAGATACTTATAATAAATTTTATTAAATTCTAAAATTAACAAATAAATTTAAGGAGAACTTAAAAATGAAACTTAAAAAATTACAGTTATTAACTGTATTACTATTTATTTTAACTATTATAATTATGATTATAGGATTAATTTTAATACATTGTAGTAATTTTCATGATTATTTTAATAATAAATGAAAATATTGTAATGGATTTAAAATGTTAAATCATTATGGATTAAGTTACTTTATTGATCATTCTTCAAATTACTTATGTTCAATTTGTAATAACTATAAAAATTATTATGAATTAATAAAATTACAAATTGGTATTATTTTTTGTATAATTCTAACTCCAATTTTAATATCTATAACTATGTCATTAACTTGTTTAATTATTCGGTTAAAAACAAATTTAAAAAATAATAATTTTTGAGATGCCATTCAAAATTGTAAAATAATCAATAATTACTATATTCATTAAAATTATGTTTCTAAATTTATTTTATTACACTTAAAAATAACCATTTTTATATAAATAAAAATACTATATGTTCTATTAACAATCATTTCTTTTAAAACATGTCAAATATTTGTTTCGGTAAAACAGCCAATATTTCACTTTGTACTTTGATTAACAATACCTTTTTTATTATTTCCTGAATTGTAAATATAAATGGGACAGTTTTTTAAAATAATTGTATTAAATCTATTGGTCTTTTATAAGATAGTGATTTTCTGGGTGTAGAATTAATTTGAAATGCTATAGTATTTAAATCTTTTTGTTTATATGAAGATAGATCTGTAGATTTTGGTAAATATCTTCTTAAAATACCATTATTATTTTCATTTAAACCTCTTTGACAAGGTTTACCAGGATCTGCAAAATAAATCTTAACATTACAATTTTTTTCGATTAATTTTCATTTACTAAATTCTTTACCACGATCAAAAGTAATAGTTTTAACTGTTCCTTTTTGTAACTTTGAAATAAATTTTATTATACTTTTTGTAATATTTTCTGATTTATTATTTTTAGTTGCTAAAGGAATTGTGGTTTTTGATCATATATCAGCTAAAGTAATAATAGAACTTTTATGATCTTTACCAATGATAGTATCACCTTCTAAATGACCAAATTCTTCTATATTTTTAATATTAGGAATGATTAAATTTCTTTCATGAATAGACTTACAATTATTAATTCTGCCCCTAGTTTCTTTTTGTTTGTGAGGTTTATTTTTTCCTTTTCTCAATAAGTTATTTTCATCAAAACCCATTCGATTTGTTTTAAACATGTTATATAAAGTTTTTGTTGAAATACTTTTTATTTTATTTTCCTTTAAAAAATTAGCAATTATATCAAGAGCATAATTTTTAGTAATTAACAAATGATTAATAGTATTAATTTCTATTAAAGTTAAAATTATTAATTTTCTACCTGCATTTTGTTTATTTTTTTGAATTTTATTCAATATTTCTAATGGTAATAAGTTTTGATTTAATAATCTACAAACTCTATGTACAGTTGATTTACTATAATCAATGGCTTTTGCTATTTTACGAATCGAAAATCCATAACTTTTATATTCTTTTATTGCTATTATTGATTCAATAGTCAGATACTTATACATTGTGCTAATTCCTTTCTTTTCTTAATTATAGAATTAACACAATTTAATTTTTATATAAGTGTCCTTTTTAATTTTACAATTCAGGTTTTTAAAATACTGTTTTTTTAATTTTTTATGATTATCTAATTCTTTATATAAATAATCAATTAATTGTTCATATTGACCATTATTAATTAAATTTTTACAATGATTATATTCTTTTACATACTTTCCTTTATTTCCGGCCATTATTCCAAGATATAATGTTCTAATTAAATGGAATTTATCTAAGAACCTGTTTAGAATCTTTTTAATAAAACTGAAATAAATGAAAGAACAACCATTTGTAAACTAGTATTTAGTTTTCTTTCACAATTTTTTCATAATCTTCTGTATTTTTCTAATCAAGCAAAGCTTCGTTCTACAATTCATCTTTTTGGTAATACTACAAAAGTATGTAATTCATTACGTTTTATCACTTCAACATTTGCATTTATGATTGTTTTGATTTCAGAAGCAAATTTTTCACCAGTATAACCAGCATCTACTATTATTTTTTGAACTGCAGAAAGATTTTCTTTTTCATTTTCAATCATTATTATAGCGCTATTACGATCTGTTTTTTCTGCTGTGGTTATGTAAATTGCATGTGGTAAACCTTGAGAATCAACAACAATATGACGTTTTATGCCTGAAATCTTTTTACCAGCATCATAACCTTTATTTTCAGTAGTATCTGTATTTTTAACACTTTGCGAATCAATTATACAAAAACTAGTTTGTTCTTTGCGATTATTATTGATACGAACTTTTTTAACTAATTTTTTTTAAAATTAATTGCAATACACTAGGTTCTTTACCATTATTTTTACTTCAAATTTGAAAATAATAATATACAGTTTGTCATTTTGGAAAATTTTTTGGTAGCATTCTTCATTGACAACCACTTTTTAATACATATAAAATTGCACAAAATACTTCATATAAATCTAAACTTCTTGGTTTTGTTTTCTTTTTGCTATTTTCTAAAATTGATTTTATGTTCTCAAATTGTTCTTTGGTGACATGACTTGGATAATTTTTATGCATATATACCTCTTATTTTAAAATATATAATCATTTTACATTATTTTCGAAAAGATTCTAAACAGGTTCTAAAATAAACTCAGTACCAAGATAATCTTTTAATTATGTCCTGAATTGTAAATATAAATGGGACAGTTTTTTAAAATAATTGTATTAAATCTATTGGTCTTTTATAAGATAGTGATTTTCTTTTAATTATGTAGAAAAGTATGGATGACCAAAAATTATTCATCAATTTACACTTAAAATATTATTTTTAATTAAAAATTTGTTAAAAGTAACATTATTTAGTGTAAAAATTCTCTAAAAATAACACTTTATCATGTATCATTACTTTTCTACAAAATTAAAGTGATTTTCTGGGTGTAGAATTAATTTGAAATGCTATAGTATCTAAATCTTTTTGTTTATATGAAGATAGATCTGTAGATTTTGGTAAATATCTTCTTAAAATACCATTATTATTTTCATTTAAACCTCTTTGACAAGGTTTACCAGGATCTGCAAAATAAATCTTAACATTACAATTTTTTTCGATTAATTTTCATTTACTAAATTCTTTACCACGATCAAAAGTAATAGTTTTAACTGTTCCTTTTTGTAACTTTGAAATAAATTTTATTATACTTTTTGTAATATTTTCTGATTTATTATTTTTAGTTGCTAAAGGAATTGTGGTTTTTGATCATATATCAGCTAAAGTAATAATAGAACTTTTATGATCTTTACCAATGATAGTATCACCCTCTAAATGACCAAATTCTTCTATATTTTTAATATTAGGAATGATTAAATTTCTTTCATGAATAGACTTACAATTATTAATTCTGCCCCTAGTTTCTTTTTGTTTGTGAGGTTTATTTTTTCCTTTTCTCAATAAGTTATTTTCATCAAAACCCATTCGATTTGTTTTAAACATGTTATATAAAGTTTTTGTTGAAATACTTTTTATTTTATTTTCCTTTAAAAAATTAGCAATTATATCAAGAGCATAATTTTTAGTAATTAACAAATGATTAATAGTATTAATTTCTATTAAAGTTAAAATTATTAATTTTCTACCTGCATTTTGTTTATTTTTTTGAATTTTATTCAATATTTCTAATGGTAATAAGTTTTGATTTAATAATCTACAAACTCTATGTACAGTTGATTTACTATAATCAATGGCTTTTGCTATTTTACGAATCGAAAATCCATAACTTTTATATTCTTTTATTGCTATTATTAATTCAATAGTCAGATACTTATACATTGTGCTAATTCCTTTCTTTTCTTAATTATAGAATTAACATAATTTAATTTTTATATAAGTGTCCTTTTTAATTTTACAATTCAGGTGTAGAAAAGTATGGATGACCAAAAATTATTCATCAATTTAGACTTAAAATATTATTTTTAATTAAAAATTTGTTAAAAGTAACATTATTTAGTGTAAAAATTCTCTAAAAATAACACTTTATCATGTATCATTACTTTTCTACAAAATTAAAGAGATAATCTGCTATATCTTTAATTCACCCTGCACTATCACCACAAATAATGATTTTTGCTTGTTCAACATTTTCATAAAATTTTTGACAATGTTCTTTAATAAATTCAGCAGTTTTTTTAACTCCAATTACTGTTCTTGTTGGTCTTATAATTGCTTTTACTCTTTTATTTTGTACTTTGTGATTAATATTGTCTGTATATGTCGTTATTAATCTCATAGAGTGTTTTATACCTTTACGTTTAAAATCTCAAAACTTTCGATGTCCATCATCA
This genomic window contains:
- a CDS encoding IS5 family transposase (programmed frameshift) is translated as MHKNYPSHVTKEQFENIKSILENSKKKTKPRSLDLYEVFCAILYVLKSGCQWRMLPKNFPKWQTVYYYFQIWSKNNGKEPSVLQLILKKLVKKVRINNNRKEQTSFCIIDSQSVKNTDTTENKGYDAGKKISGIKRHIVVDSQGLPHAIYITTAEKTDRNSAIIMIENEKENLSAVQKIIVDAGYTGEKFASEIKTIINANVEVIKRNELHTFVVLPKRWIVERSFAWLEKYRRLWKNCERKLNTSLQMVVLSFISVLLKRF
- a CDS encoding IS30 family transposase; the protein is MYKYLTIESIIAIKEYKSYGFSIRKIAKAIDYSKSTVHRVCRLLNQNLLPLEILNKIQKNKQNAGRKLIILTLIEINTINHLLITKNYALDIIANFLKENKIKSISTKTLYNMFKTNRMGFDENNLLRKGKNKPHKQKETRGRINNCKSIHERNLIIPNIKNIEEFGHLEGDTIIGKDHKSSIITLADIWSKTTIPLATKNNKSENITKSIIKFISKLQKGTVKTITFDRGKEFSKWKLIEKNCNVKIYFADPGKPCQRGLNENNNGILRRYLPKSTDLSSYKQKDLNTIAFQINSTPRKSLSYKRPIDLIQLF
- a CDS encoding IS30 family transposase translates to MYKYLTIELIIAIKEYKSYGFSIRKIAKAIDYSKSTVHRVCRLLNQNLLPLEILNKIQKNKQNAGRKLIILTLIEINTINHLLITKNYALDIIANFLKENKIKSISTKTLYNMFKTNRMGFDENNLLRKGKNKPHKQKETRGRINNCKSIHERNLIIPNIKNIEEFGHLEGDTIIGKDHKSSIITLADIWSKTTIPLATKNNKSENITKSIIKFISKLQKGTVKTITFDRGKEFSKWKLIEKNCNVKIYFADPGKPCQRGLNENNNGILRRYLPKSTDLSSYKQKDLDTIAFQINSTPRKSL